TCCAGGTGTATTCTGTGCTCCCAAATTGATCCAATTGCCCATCTCCATTGGTATCTTTGGTTAGTTTCTTGCAAATCGTATAGAACTCTTCAAGGGTCCAACCTTCTTTGGGAACCGCGATGCCTTCTTTATCCAAGAGATCTTTATTGACACACATCAAAATCGGATTGCTTTCATAAGGTAAAGCATAGGTTTGCCCTTGATAGACACCCGATTCAAATGCAACGGGATAAAAGGCAGCTTGATCTTTTCGATCCATATAGCCGTTTAACTTTTCTAGCACGCCTCGCGCTGCTAATAAGGAAAGATCTTGCTCAGAGACCATAAACACATCCGGCGTCTTTCCTGAGACAATCTTTTCGGAGAGCCAATCTGAATAATCTGACTGCGGAATCCCGTTTTCATACTCTACACGAACGTGGGGATGGGACTTCTCAAATTTTTGAATCGCACGATCCAAGGCATGGGAACGTTGACTGGTCGGCACATCCCAGCTAGAGCCTGCATACACGCCAATATGAAGCACGGTCGGTTGCTGTTTCCACCAATAAAAACCAGCGCTCGCACAGAGCGCTAAAAGGAGACCAAGCCCCCAACAAAGATGCTTTCGCTTCAATTTCATTCTGTATTTCCTTTAGAAAAATCACGTCTCGTCACTCCCGTTTGGACTGACCAGATCGCTAATTGCGTTCGATCTCTTAGGTTTAATTTCGCCAAAATCGTTGATAAGTAATTACGCACGGTTCCTTCTGACAAGAAGAGTTTGGCCGCAATTTCTTTATTGGACTCCCCATAGCCGACTTCTTGGATAATGCGCCATTCCGTCGTGCTCAAATCCTTGACATTGTCCTCATCTACAGCAATAGAGAAGTTGGTCTTGGCCATTTGTGAGAAAATTTGAAAGACTTTACTAGCGATATTCGGGTTGATCATGGCTCCGCCTTGATACACCACCTTAATCGCTTCATAGAGTTCCTCTGTCGAGGCTCCCTTTAAAAGATAACCTGAAGCACCATACTTGAGTGCACTATAGATAAATTCATCATCATCAAAGGTCGTTAAAATAATAATTTTGATATCCGGATAGTGCTCTTTTACCTCTTTTGTCGCCAAAACCCCATCCATGCCTGGCATCCGAATATCCATTAAGATCAGGTCAGGATGTGTCTGTGGAATGCTAGACAAGACGTGATTCCCATCTTCCACTGTGGCCACCACTTCGATATCGGGGTGGGCTGACAAAATAATTTTCAGAGATTCTCGAATCAAGGCCTGGTCATCTGCCACCATTACTTTTATCACCATCTCTATCTCCCTTCTTTATATTTCGGTAAACTGACGCGCGTGAAAAATCCATCGCGACTTTCAAATTGAAGCTGTCCTCCTAGGATGGAAATGCGCTCCATCATCTGCTTGAGCCCATAGCCATAGGTCAAGGTTTCAAACCCAACCCCATTGTCCTGCAACTCGATCAGGTAATCTTCCTTATCTTCAAAAAAATGAAGGCTCATCTGACTAGCATGACCGTGGCGAACCGCATTGGTCGTAGACTCTTGGATCACACGAAAGATTGTATCTTCAATCATGACGTCCATATCGACATCGACCCATTCATAGTGTAAATCAACCTGCAAGTTGGAAAGCGTTTGGTACTCACGGATCATCTTTTCTAAAGCATCTTTGAGGGTTCGTCCCTCAAGGGCACCTGGACGGAGGCGGTTGAGAGAGCCTCTCACATCCTGGATTCCTTCACGAACCACTTCTGATACGCTTTTCACCTGCTCTTTTGCCCGATTGGGATCGATATCAATCAAGACTCCGACAGCATCCAGCCCTGCCGAGATCCCTGTTAGCGCGTGCCCCAAGGTATCGTGAATTTCCCGAGCAATCCGCTTACGTTCCCGATCTTCTGCAATCTTCTCAGACAAGGCCATATAGTTGTTCAACTCTGTATTGACCTTTGAAACCATGGCCAACTCTTCTTCCACTTCGTGGTTTTCCGCAAGGACATTCATAATATAGAACAAAAGCGAAATAATGAAGAGCACCATATTCAAGGCATAGAGGGAATTCTTTAAGAAAAAGGCCAGAATCCGGATGGAGGCGGGGTAAAAATGAATATAGACATCCAGAGAAGGTATCGGAAAGAAAAGCGAAAAGACGTCTGAATTGGTCACAAGAAGCATCAAGAAACTTACTAGGATAAACGCAAACCAATACTTGCGGTCTCGCTTGGTATTCAACTCTTTGGAACCATAGAAGATATCCGCAAAAACCAAGAGAATGAGCCCGTTATAAGCTACATTTTGGACCCACATCAAGAGCAACATCAGGAGGATCTCCAGAATATTCCACTTATCAAAAATGGACCATCGACTCGTTTGAGACCGATAACGACTCATGGAAATCAAGGCAATCCCAGCAAATAAGAGTGCAGACAACCAAAAAGTTGTAGAGGGCGCAAAAGGAATGCGCTCTAAGCGTTCTACTAATAGAGAAGCTTGCCGTTGGGCAATAATATAGTTGGTTGCTTGAAGATAGATGATACTGTTGAGCATAACAGCGATAAAATTTACGACCATCAGGATGGCCAAACTGTATCTCACACCTCTAAATTTTCTCATTACTGCCACCCATTCACATCAAAGTGATCGATGTTTTCCTTTGTCATCATTTGCACCGGAATGGTTATTTCTTTTTGGTAGTTCTTCCCATCAGCCATATCTTGTATGACCTCCATCACGCGGTCTCCCATCTTCAAAGGAGACTGGGCAACGGTTCCTACAACATCATCTGTCGAGTGCAGCAAGGCTTTCATATCTGGTGAGCCATCGATCCCATAAATCGCAATGGGATGGGTGATTCCTTGCTCCTTGATCGCTGCTAAAGCTCCTATAGCCGAGCGGTCATTTAGGGCAACTAGTGTATCGACATTCCCCCCTGACTGCAAGAACTTACGGACAGCTGGCATGGCGATCTCCGTCTGACCCTTGGTTTCTAGTTCCGAGATAATCTCATAAGCCCCATGTCCTTTGATCGTATCCTTAAATCCCTGAATCCGCGTATCTGCTGAAACAGTCCCTTTGTGCTCCAAGAGAAGGATCTGAGCATTTGAAGAGCGTTTCATCAGCTCTTTCGCAATCAAGACTCCTGCTTGGTAGTTGTCGGAGACAATGCTGGCATCCGGCTTAAAATGCTTGAGCTGGGTATCAACTGCAATGATCTTAATTCCTTGTTTTCTAGCTTTTTTAAGAGCCCTTAAAATGGGCTGACTATCCCCTTTGACCGGATTAATCACAATCACATTTACTTTTTGGGCGCAAAAATCATCGATCTGCTGGCTCTGCCTTTTTTCATCCAATTCCGGATCTCGAACAGATACAAGAGCCCCTCTCTCATCGGCAATCCGACTAATTTCCGAATGAATACTTTTATAGAACTCATTGTTCATGGTCATATAGGTGACACCAATCTTGGTCTGATCCTTGATGCTACTGGTTTGACAAACGGCATAGATCCACAAGAGGATGCAGGTCACTGGAATCACCAGTAGAACTCGTTTTATCAGCCATTTTAACCGTTCTTTTCTTTCTTCTTTCCCCTTCAAACCCCGTTCCTTTTCTGAAAATTTTGAATATATATTACTTTATTTTACTACTTTTTCAAGATAAATGCTGGCTTTTATTGTACAGATGCATATTTTTGATTTATTTTTAAAAGAGTAGTTCCCGAATGAAACCCCTAGCAAGTAGCAAAAAAGCTGGTCTATAAACGAACCAGCTTTCTTTTTTGATCCTAAAAAGGAAGATCTTCCTCTTCTAAGATGATGTCGGCTAAATCTCCCGTTCCACCATTTTCGCGCATCGCTCGCTGAGCGCGGCTCTCTAGCAACTGAAAACTTTGGCAGAGGACCTCTGTCACATACTGCATGACCCCATTTTTCTCGTAGCGGCGCGTCCGAATCTCTCCATCCAAAGAGATCAAGCTCCCTTTACTGGCATAACTAGCCATGGTTTCAGCCAATTTCCCCCAGACAACGACATTAACAAAATCAGTCTCTCGCTCCCCGTTTTGATCCTTGTAGCGACGATTGACTGCAACAGTCACTCGGGCAACGGATTTATCTGTGCTGGTTTTGTGCAATTCTGGAGCCGCCACCAGGCGACCGATTAAAATAACTTTATTATACATCATTTACCTCCTATCTATTTATTCGAAAAAATTTCAAAAAATGGAGGTGACAAACCAAAATCAAAAAAATCTAGGATCCAAAACATCCTAGATTCTTCTCTTTATTCGTGCCAGTGACGAGCAGGATCAAAAGGTGTCCCTGCTACTTCTGCGTCATCCAATTCAATAATGCCTCGTTTTTGAGGAGCATTTGGTAAGTGCAATTCACGCGGGCTGCACATCATGCCATAGCTTTTTTCTCCACGAAGAGCCCCTGGGAAAATCAAGCTACCATCCGGCATCATAGCACCTGGAAGAGCGACAATGGTCTTGAGGCCAACACGCGCATTTGGAGCTCCTGCTACGATCTGAACCGTCTTATCTGGTCCAACTGCTACTTGGCAGATATTCAAGTGGTCACTATCTGGATGGGCTACCATTTCAAGGATTTCTCCCACCACAAATTTTGGTTCCCGATCATTGACCAAACGTTCTGCGAAGCCTTCTTTTTCCAATTCTTGGTTCAAACGATCCACTTGCTCATCTGTCAAAAAGACTTGTCCCTTGCCTTCGATGGCGAAGAAAGATGAGGCATCAAAGATATTCCAGGCAACGGTTTCTTGCTTGTCCTCACGGTAAACGCGTGCCACTTTCCCTTTTCTCTCCACCGCGAGCTTTGCATCTCCACTATTTTTCAAGGTCAGCATCAAGACATCGCCGACTTGTTCTTTGTTGTATGTTACAATCATGATTTTCTCCTATTTTAATCCTGCTAAGAATGCTGTAATCTGCGCTTTGGTTTTCCGATCTCGATTGACAAACCGACCGATTTCCTTATCCTTTTCCAGAACCACCAAACTAGGGATCCCATAAACATCCCAGACTTTCGCCAGATCCATATAGGCATCTCGGTCAAGCAAGATAAAGGTAAATTCAGGATTTTCAGTCTCAATCTCCGGCAAAAAAGGCTTGAGGTAACGACAATCCCCACACCAATCTGCTGAAAAGACAAACACTTTCTTGCCATCTTGCTCTACATATGAAGCAATTTCTTCTATAGAACTCGGTATAATCATAGTTTTTCCTCTTCGTAATGCAAGAGACCGTCCTCGTAGACAAAGCGGTAATGGCGCTCATCTTCAAAAATGACACCACCTACTAAGCGCTCTTCACTAGACTCGTAGAGTTCCACGTACAGGGTCGCAATCGTCCCCATGGCTTCCATTTGCTCCCGTACTTCTGCTACCAACTCTTCTTGGGTACGGAGACGCTTTTGATCTTTGGCGATTTTATAAACACCGGCCGCAAGAGCTCCTGCACTTGCTACAGCCAGACTAGACAAAATAATTTTTTTAGCTTTCATAGTGCCTATTGTAACACAAAATAAGCAGAGGGACAACGGTCTAAGCTGGATCTCTCCCTCCGATTTTAGAGACTGATTTCCATAATAACGCTACCATCCTTGTAGAAAAAGTGATAAAATAGCATCAGAAAGAAGGTAACCTATGACTGATTTATTTTCTAAAATCAAAGAAGTAACTGAAATCCCTGCTATCTCAGGTCATGAAGCTCCTGTACGGGATTATTTGCGCCAACAATTGACCCCTCATGTTGACGAAATCGTGACAGATGGTCTCGGTGGGATCTTTGGGGTCAAACATTCAACAGCTGCCGATGCTCCTCGTATCTTAGTAGCTGCCCACATGGACGAAGTTGGTTTTATGATCAGCGAAATCAAAGCTGACGGAACTTTCCGTGTTGTCCCAATCGGAGGTTGGAATCCGATGGTCGTTAGCAGCCAACGCTTCAAACTCTTTACACGCGACGGACGTGAATACCCTGCTATTTCAGGATCTGTTCCTCCTCATTTGACACGTGGAACAGGTGGACCAACCGTACCTGCCATTAGCGACATCGTCTTTGATGCAGGCTTTAGCTCTAAAGCCGAAGCTGAAAGCTATGGGGTTCGTCCTGGAGATACCTTGGTCCCAGATAGCTCTGCGATTCTCACTGCTAATGGTAAAAACGTCATCTCAAAAGCATGGGATAACCGCTATGGCGTCTTGATGGTCAGCGAATTGGCCAAGAACCTCTCTGGACAAGCCTTAAACAACGAACTCTATGTAGGGGCCAACGTTCAAGAAGAAGTGGGACTTCGTGGAGCTCACACTTCAACCACTAAATTTGATCCTGAAATCTTCCTTGCTGTAGACTGTTCGCCAGCGGCCGATGTCTTTGGAGACCAAGGTGCGATTGGGGAAGGAACACTGCTTCGCTTCTACGATCCAGGTCACATCATGCTACCAAATATGAAAGATTTCTTGCTCACTACTGCTGAAGAAGCGGGCATCAAATTCCAATATTACTGTGGTAAGGGTGGAACCGACGCTGGTGCCGCACACTTGAAGAATGGTGGAGTGCCATCTACCACCATCGGTGTCTGTGCCCGTTACATTCACTCTCACCAAACCCTCTATGCCATGGATGATTTCTTGCAAGCGCAAGCCTTCTTACAAGCATTGGTTAAGAAATTGGATCGCTCTACAGTTGATTTGATCAAACACTATTAAGCAACATCGATCTGAAGCCCCGTAAGGGGCTTTTTTAGAGGGAAAACAAGGTTCTCTTTGAAACTTTCCAGCATGAGTCACCATTAAGCCCTTTGGCATCCACACTCCCCTATGGAAAGTATCTTAGAATATTTTATCTTCCATCTGTTTTCTGATATAATATGAAAGAATGAAATGGTAAGGAACTGAACACTCATCCTTGGTTCCGTGTAGCAGGCCCTTCCCTTATATACAGGAGTTTTACATGAAAAAACAAGCTTTTAGTTCTGAAAAGTATTTGAACTTGCAACGTGACCACATTATTGAGCGGATCAATCAATTCGATGGCAAGCTCTACCTTGAATTTGGTGGTAAGATGTTAGAGGACTTCCACGCTGCTCGTGTCCTCCCTGGATACGAACCAGACAATAAGATCAAGCTGCTCCAAGAATTGCGCGACCAGGTGGAAATTGTCATTGCCATCAACGCCAACAACATTGAACACTCAAAAGCCCGTGGAGACCTAGGAATTTCTTATGACCAAGAAGTGCTACGTTTGATCGACAAATTCAATGAATTAGGGATCTTTGTGGGCTCTGTCGTGATCACCCAATATGCTGGACAAGCTGCAGCAGACGCCTTTCGCAAGCAACTGGATAAGAGCGGGATCGCCTCTTATCTCCACTATCCGATCAAGGGCTATCCGACCGATATGGACCATATCATCTCTCCTGAAGGGATGGGGAAAAATGACTACATCAAAACTAGTCGCAATTTGGTCGTTGTGACGGCTCCTGGACCTGGTTCTGGTAAGCTCGCAACTTGTATGTCCAATATGTACCATGACCAATTAAATGGAATCAAATCTGGTTATGCTAAGTTTGAAACCTTCCCAGTTTGGAATCTTCCTTTGCACCACCCAGTCAACTTGGCTTATGAAGCAGCGACTGCCGATCTAGACGATGTCAATATGATCGATCCCTTCCACCTCCAAACCTACGGGGAAACAACGGTCAACTACAACCGCGATATTGAAATCTTCCCTGTCTTGAAGCGCATGTTGGAACGCATCCTAGGAACCTCACCTTA
The DNA window shown above is from Streptococcus sp. S1 and carries:
- the pepA gene encoding glutamyl aminopeptidase — translated: MTDLFSKIKEVTEIPAISGHEAPVRDYLRQQLTPHVDEIVTDGLGGIFGVKHSTAADAPRILVAAHMDEVGFMISEIKADGTFRVVPIGGWNPMVVSSQRFKLFTRDGREYPAISGSVPPHLTRGTGGPTVPAISDIVFDAGFSSKAEAESYGVRPGDTLVPDSSAILTANGKNVISKAWDNRYGVLMVSELAKNLSGQALNNELYVGANVQEEVGLRGAHTSTTKFDPEIFLAVDCSPAADVFGDQGAIGEGTLLRFYDPGHIMLPNMKDFLLTTAEEAGIKFQYYCGKGGTDAGAAHLKNGGVPSTTIGVCARYIHSHQTLYAMDDFLQAQAFLQALVKKLDRSTVDLIKHY
- a CDS encoding response regulator transcription factor is translated as MIKVMVADDQALIRESLKIILSAHPDIEVVATVEDGNHVLSSIPQTHPDLILMDIRMPGMDGVLATKEVKEHYPDIKIIILTTFDDDEFIYSALKYGASGYLLKGASTEELYEAIKVVYQGGAMINPNIASKVFQIFSQMAKTNFSIAVDEDNVKDLSTTEWRIIQEVGYGESNKEIAAKLFLSEGTVRNYLSTILAKLNLRDRTQLAIWSVQTGVTRRDFSKGNTE
- a CDS encoding thioredoxin family protein, whose translation is MIIPSSIEEIASYVEQDGKKVFVFSADWCGDCRYLKPFLPEIETENPEFTFILLDRDAYMDLAKVWDVYGIPSLVVLEKDKEIGRFVNRDRKTKAQITAFLAGLK
- a CDS encoding sensor histidine kinase, encoding MRKFRGVRYSLAILMVVNFIAVMLNSIIYLQATNYIIAQRQASLLVERLERIPFAPSTTFWLSALLFAGIALISMSRYRSQTSRWSIFDKWNILEILLMLLLMWVQNVAYNGLILLVFADIFYGSKELNTKRDRKYWFAFILVSFLMLLVTNSDVFSLFFPIPSLDVYIHFYPASIRILAFFLKNSLYALNMVLFIISLLFYIMNVLAENHEVEEELAMVSKVNTELNNYMALSEKIAEDRERKRIAREIHDTLGHALTGISAGLDAVGVLIDIDPNRAKEQVKSVSEVVREGIQDVRGSLNRLRPGALEGRTLKDALEKMIREYQTLSNLQVDLHYEWVDVDMDVMIEDTIFRVIQESTTNAVRHGHASQMSLHFFEDKEDYLIELQDNGVGFETLTYGYGLKQMMERISILGGQLQFESRDGFFTRVSLPKYKEGR
- a CDS encoding DUF1846 domain-containing protein, which produces MKKQAFSSEKYLNLQRDHIIERINQFDGKLYLEFGGKMLEDFHAARVLPGYEPDNKIKLLQELRDQVEIVIAINANNIEHSKARGDLGISYDQEVLRLIDKFNELGIFVGSVVITQYAGQAAADAFRKQLDKSGIASYLHYPIKGYPTDMDHIISPEGMGKNDYIKTSRNLVVVTAPGPGSGKLATCMSNMYHDQLNGIKSGYAKFETFPVWNLPLHHPVNLAYEAATADLDDVNMIDPFHLQTYGETTVNYNRDIEIFPVLKRMLERILGTSPYASPTDMGVNMVGFAIVDNDAAIEASQQEIIRRYYQTILDVKAERVGEGAVKKIELLMNDLSITPNNRKVTVLARQKEEETGEPALALELPNGEMVTGKTSDLFGPTAALLINAIKKLAHIDKETKLIEPEYVQPIQGLKINHLGSRNPRLHSNEILIALAITAMTNEDAKLAMQELGKLKGSEAHSTVMLTDEDKNVLRKLGINVTMDPVYQYDRLYRK
- a CDS encoding DUF4651 domain-containing protein; this translates as MKAKKIILSSLAVASAGALAAGVYKIAKDQKRLRTQEELVAEVREQMEAMGTIATLYVELYESSEERLVGGVIFEDERHYRFVYEDGLLHYEEEKL
- a CDS encoding substrate-binding domain-containing protein; the encoded protein is MKGKEERKERLKWLIKRVLLVIPVTCILLWIYAVCQTSSIKDQTKIGVTYMTMNNEFYKSIHSEISRIADERGALVSVRDPELDEKRQSQQIDDFCAQKVNVIVINPVKGDSQPILRALKKARKQGIKIIAVDTQLKHFKPDASIVSDNYQAGVLIAKELMKRSSNAQILLLEHKGTVSADTRIQGFKDTIKGHGAYEIISELETKGQTEIAMPAVRKFLQSGGNVDTLVALNDRSAIGALAAIKEQGITHPIAIYGIDGSPDMKALLHSTDDVVGTVAQSPLKMGDRVMEVIQDMADGKNYQKEITIPVQMMTKENIDHFDVNGWQ
- a CDS encoding single-stranded DNA-binding protein, producing MYNKVILIGRLVAAPELHKTSTDKSVARVTVAVNRRYKDQNGERETDFVNVVVWGKLAETMASYASKGSLISLDGEIRTRRYEKNGVMQYVTEVLCQSFQLLESRAQRAMRENGGTGDLADIILEEEDLPF
- the ytpR gene encoding YtpR family tRNA-binding protein, with translation MIVTYNKEQVGDVLMLTLKNSGDAKLAVERKGKVARVYREDKQETVAWNIFDASSFFAIEGKGQVFLTDEQVDRLNQELEKEGFAERLVNDREPKFVVGEILEMVAHPDSDHLNICQVAVGPDKTVQIVAGAPNARVGLKTIVALPGAMMPDGSLIFPGALRGEKSYGMMCSPRELHLPNAPQKRGIIELDDAEVAGTPFDPARHWHE